DNA from Bradyrhizobium diazoefficiens USDA 110:
TTCGCGACCGATCGTCGCATTGCGCGTCTGTGGCTCCTTCTCACCTCCATACCCTGGAAAGACGAAAGAAAACGGGGCACGTCGAAGGTTCTACAGTGTGCCGGGGATGTTCAGAGCGCAGCTTAAGGTAAGCCTAACAGCGCCTGCGAGTTGGAGGCTCCTGGTCCCCAGATGCCATGTTGGATGCTTCCTCGAGCAATATCCGACGCATCCAGATGCTCGCGGGGTCGGTATTGTGGAATGAGGGCCACTGCAGGGCCTCTGTGAATGTGGGCAGGGGGAGGGGCGGTTGGATGATCCGCAACGGCATCCGCTTTTCGAAGTGCCTGGCCAGTCGTAAGGGCATCGTGCCGATACGGCTCGTGTCTAGCAACAGGGGCGGAATCAGGCTAAAGCCCTGCACGACGACCTCAATTCGTCTCCTCAGGCCGTGCTCAAGCAAAAACCATTCTTCGAGGTTCGGTCTCAGTGCGCGTCCGAACTTGGCAGTAACGTGCCCCATCGAGATGTATTGTTCGAACGTAAGCTGCCGGGATAGCTGCTTGTTCGCGCGGCATCCGACGCATACGAGGCTCTCGTCGAACAGCGTCGCCTTAGGGTGCGCGCTCGACATGAAAAGTTCCGGCAGAATGAGAAAGTCGACCTCGCCCCGCCGCAGCAGGTCATCCGGTTCATCAGAAAATGGCAGCAGTTCGAAGCGCACCGCGGGGGCTTCTTGCGCCATGCGGTCCACAATTCTGCGGAAAAAAACGATCGTCATGAAATCTGAGAGAATGACCCTGAAGCGTCGGCTCGATTGAGCAGGGTCGAGCGCGTCCCGCGATATGATTGAGAGTTGGATGTGCAGCAGGGCCTCGCGAACCGGACCTGCAAGCGCTTCCGCGCCAGGTGTCGGGACGAGTTCGCGACCTCTCATAGTAAAGAGTTCATCGCGGAAATAGGTGCGCAGCCGTGCGATCGCAGCGCTCATAGCAGGCTGGCTCAGATTGATTTTGCGAGCCGCCGCTGTGAGGTTGCGCGCCGTCATCACGGCGTCGAGCGCAACGAGAAGATTTAGATCAAGTC
Protein-coding regions in this window:
- the nodD1 gene encoding transcriptional regulator NodD1, with the translated sequence MRFKGLDLNLLVALDAVMTARNLTAAARKINLSQPAMSAAIARLRTYFRDELFTMRGRELVPTPGAEALAGPVREALLHIQLSIISRDALDPAQSSRRFRVILSDFMTIVFFRRIVDRMAQEAPAVRFELLPFSDEPDDLLRRGEVDFLILPELFMSSAHPKATLFDESLVCVGCRANKQLSRQLTFEQYISMGHVTAKFGRALRPNLEEWFLLEHGLRRRIEVVVQGFSLIPPLLLDTSRIGTMPLRLARHFEKRMPLRIIQPPLPLPTFTEALQWPSFHNTDPASIWMRRILLEEASNMASGDQEPPTRRRC